The genome window ATGAGATATTTATGAGACCAAAGCACAACACTGTTTTCATATCCACTGTCCCATGTGTGAAATGAATTCTTGTGTAAAGATTTTACTGCAAAAGTGCATAAAATAACTGATACTTTGCAAAAAATTAAGCAAGCCTGAGTGGGAGATGATACACCAGTTCTCTTGCATTTCCCAAAATCTTTGGGACAGTATCCAGTGGTTACTATGACGAAAATACAGAATCACAAACATAATATCAGGCAGAAATATCTAATTCTAGGGACTATAATAAATGTGTGGCTGGATGATCCCAGAAACACCAATCAGAGCTCATTAAACATCCATTCATATCGACGAATAACTGACTCCTGAAGGGTGGCAGCAGTGTAGGAGATAAGCTGTCGCTAATTCCCTTCGAAGAAGAAATTTGCTGGCCGCCATTTATATTCGTCTTTCTGCGCATGCGTCACCTCGAGAGAGCTACCGAGGTCGAATTCAGGATTTCTGTAACCTCGGTTAAAGTTAGGTAAAAATGCCGTCAGACTATGATAAAGGAGCTTACCCAGAGCCTCCTCGGCAAACCCCGGTTGTGGATAAACAGACGTCGCTGCCGAACCCGGCTCTGATTCTGTCAAAACTCTTCTATTACTCCGTGGACCTGCCTGTCACCACTTTTAGAGGTAACTGAAGCTAACAGCGCTAACTGTGCTAACAGGACAACAACGTGTGCCAATGAGGCAGAATACATCCTGAATGTGAAGCAGTTACATGGAACTCAACCATAATTAATTGGATTattaacacctgtgctttcGTTCTGTGTGACCTGTCATGTCTGCCATGAAAATGTAATGGAAGTAACGTGGTGTTATGTGCTATACCACACAGGATTGACTGGgttcaaactgtgtttttcctctctcacaTAGAGGCTATAGACAGCATTCGTGATAAAAACAGGGCCGTGTACTACCACCAGAAGTTCCGCCGTGTCCCAGATCTGACTGAATGCCATAAGGGAGACTACGTCTGCTACTACGAGGCAGAGATGCAGTGGAGGAGAGACTAGTAAGTAACGAGTCAAATACATAAACATCGGCCATTTTCAGTTGTACAGTAGCTACtgatatctatctatccatctatctatctatctatcttctgTTTAACATGCCATGCATTCAGAGTTGTTTGGCCACCTACCTGGGTTATAACAAGAGGATATTTGAATTACTGCATTATTAGTTGCatcttaatgtgtgttggaatgacaataaagaaatcttgaatcttgaattacTCTTAACCAGTCTGTCCATTCTTCTTTGACCTCTGACACCATAGTTGTCAAGACAGACACATATCTGGAAATTACAATTATAGGTTAGTCCAAGGAAAGGATGAATAGATTCTGATGATCGTCTGGTTTCAGGCCTTTAAAACATTGTTAACCATGCTAGATAAGTTTTCATAATTGTCTTCAGCACAGTAACTGTTAAAATATATATGCTTTTTGAAGAAATGTGTGCAGTAGTACATGATATATGCATCATCTCTTGCGATATCTTAAACATTCTTGAGATCATAGTTGCAATGTTAATTTATGGTCTAagccaaaaaaaagtattattttgtttgaaaaGGAAGAACATGGCTGCCACGCAGACCTGTCACATTTAAGTCAGAACTTCCGGGTCTAACGTTGTTACTGAATTCACTGTCAAAGTCATGTTGGAATTTGTTTAGAAAAGTGGAAGCTATTATTCAATAAAAAAGTAACAATAACAGTATGTAGTTGCGTGCATGTGGTTTATCTTTGGGACCCAAATAAGGGGGAAAATTGTTCTCCTaattacaaagacacacagtcagTTCATCCATGAATCTGAATGAAAGAGCTTTTGCCtcagggaaaaaataaataaataaaaattgtcATTCCTTCTCCTCAGTAAAATAGACCAGGAGATCGTGAAAGTGATCCAGGAGCGTATGAGGGCCTGCCAGCAAAGAGAAGGAGCCAGCTATCAGCAGAACTGCACT of Solea solea chromosome 16, fSolSol10.1, whole genome shotgun sequence contains these proteins:
- the ndufb10 gene encoding NADH dehydrogenase [ubiquinone] 1 beta subcomplex subunit 10, with translation MPSDYDKGAYPEPPRQTPVVDKQTSLPNPALILSKLFYYSVDLPVTTFREAIDSIRDKNRAVYYHQKFRRVPDLTECHKGDYVCYYEAEMQWRRDYKIDQEIVKVIQERMRACQQREGASYQQNCTKEIEQFNEVTRNFQSRYEDLGAYASARKCLMKQKERMMAEAQAQSA